A window of the Coprobacter fastidiosus genome harbors these coding sequences:
- a CDS encoding glycosyltransferase family 2 protein gives MILSIVVPCYNESEVINETSRRLISVLEGLIKKEMISPDSFILFVNDGSRDNTWELIRKLYKENKYIYGVNLAGNVGHQNALMAGLTVAKDMSDLAISIDADLQDDVSVIEEMVKKYDEGFDIVYGVRKSRQKDTFFKRTTALCFYKLMTGLGVKSVYNHADYRLMSKRALEQLMKFRERNLFLRGIVPLIGYNTTCVYYDRHERFAGESKYPLSKMLNFAIDGITSFSVKPVRLIFGAGVFFLIMTFCAFIYTLCSYLTGDIVAGWASLMLSVWFIGALVLISIGIIGEYIGKIYIEVKDRPRYNIETILTHKE, from the coding sequence ATGATACTAAGTATCGTTGTCCCGTGTTATAACGAGTCGGAAGTAATAAACGAAACATCCAGACGTCTTATTTCTGTCCTTGAAGGATTGATAAAGAAAGAGATGATTTCTCCCGACAGTTTTATATTGTTTGTCAATGACGGTAGTCGGGATAATACATGGGAACTTATCCGTAAATTATATAAAGAGAATAAGTATATATATGGTGTTAATTTGGCCGGTAATGTCGGACACCAGAATGCGTTGATGGCAGGATTGACGGTCGCTAAAGATATGAGTGATCTTGCGATTTCGATAGATGCCGATTTGCAAGATGATGTTTCGGTTATAGAAGAAATGGTAAAGAAATACGATGAAGGATTCGACATTGTATATGGAGTGAGAAAATCTCGACAGAAAGATACTTTTTTCAAACGGACTACAGCTCTTTGTTTTTATAAGTTGATGACGGGATTAGGAGTGAAATCGGTTTATAATCATGCCGATTATCGTTTGATGAGTAAACGGGCGTTGGAACAACTTATGAAATTCAGAGAACGTAATTTATTTTTACGAGGTATAGTGCCGTTGATCGGTTACAATACGACATGTGTATATTATGACCGTCATGAGCGTTTTGCCGGAGAATCTAAATATCCCTTGAGTAAAATGCTCAATTTTGCGATAGACGGTATAACCTCATTCTCGGTAAAACCTGTGCGTTTGATATTCGGTGCTGGCGTATTTTTCCTGATTATGACGTTTTGTGCATTTATATATACGTTATGTTCTTATTTAACAGGAGATATTGTTGCAGGATGGGCATCACTAATGCTTTCTGTGTGGTTTATCGGAGCTTTGGTTCTGATTTCCATTGGGATAATAGGAGAGTATATCGGAAAAATTTATATCGAAGTGAAAGATCGCCCTCGGTATAATATCGAAACTATTCTTACTCATAAAGAATAG
- a CDS encoding NUDIX hydrolase — MKTHAYNPHVSVDCVLIGFNGESLKVLLTEQSETPNNKKGSGMKLPGRPIFDDEDLDEAAHKVLLEITGMNDPYLKQFKTFGAPDRTSNPDDLSWLEETTQVKMGRIVTIGYMSVIRITNKMNMNFQNHKVTWCPVQELPRLAFDHKNIIEEAIREIRRTSKLYPAILFELLPAKFTALELRRLYEVIYDKEMDVRNFHKKITAMPYVIALEEKQTNVAHRAARYYRFDKKTYNKLYGQY, encoded by the coding sequence ATGAAAACACACGCTTATAACCCACACGTTTCTGTAGATTGTGTCCTTATCGGATTTAACGGAGAATCGTTAAAAGTCTTACTTACGGAACAAAGTGAAACTCCCAATAACAAAAAAGGAAGCGGTATGAAATTACCGGGACGTCCGATATTTGATGATGAAGATTTGGATGAAGCTGCACATAAAGTTCTTTTAGAAATTACCGGAATGAACGATCCGTATCTAAAACAATTTAAAACTTTCGGTGCTCCCGATCGAACCAGTAATCCGGATGATTTATCTTGGCTGGAAGAAACGACTCAAGTAAAAATGGGACGTATCGTGACAATCGGCTATATGTCGGTCATTCGCATCACGAACAAAATGAACATGAATTTTCAAAATCATAAAGTCACTTGGTGTCCCGTTCAAGAATTACCGCGCCTTGCTTTCGACCATAAAAATATTATTGAAGAAGCTATACGAGAAATAAGACGTACATCTAAACTATATCCGGCTATTTTATTCGAATTATTACCGGCCAAATTCACAGCTTTAGAATTACGTCGCCTATATGAAGTGATCTACGATAAGGAAATGGATGTAAGGAATTTTCATAAAAAAATAACTGCAATGCCCTATGTCATAGCATTAGAAGAAAAGCAAACAAATGTCGCACACAGGGCTGCCAGATATTATCGATTCGATAAAAAAACATATAACAAACTATACGGACAATATTAA
- the xylE gene encoding D-xylose transporter XylE, translating into MNNTTTEGSKFYLYSITAVAILGGLLFGYDTAVVSGAEKGLEAFFLTATDFQYDKILHGITSSSALLGCVIGGAISGISALRLGRRNSLRLASVLLLLSALGSYYPEFLFFKYGEANLNVLIAFNFYRILGGVGVGLASAISPMYIAEIAPSEIRGTLVSCNQFAIIFGMLVVYFVNYLILGDHQNPIILKDAQGVLSVSPESDMWTVKEGWRYMFGSESFPAILFGILLFFVPKTPRYLVLIEQEEKAFSILEKINGQKKAKEILNDIKSTVHEKTEKLFTYGVPVIIIGILLSVFQQAIGINAVLYYAPRMFENAGAEGGGMMQTVIMGIVNILFTLVAIFTVDRFGRKPLLIIGSIGMAIGAFAVAICDNIGLKGIIPVLSIIVYAAFFMMSWGPICWVLISEIFPNTIRGKAVAIAVAFQWVFNYIVSSTFPPLYEFSPMFAYSLYGIICVIAAIFVWRFVPETKGKSLEDMSKLWKK; encoded by the coding sequence ATGAACAATACAACCACAGAAGGGAGTAAATTTTATTTATACTCCATCACAGCTGTAGCAATCTTGGGCGGTCTGCTATTCGGATACGACACAGCTGTTGTTTCGGGTGCAGAAAAAGGGTTAGAAGCTTTTTTTCTTACTGCCACCGATTTTCAATATGACAAAATATTACATGGTATTACTTCTTCCAGCGCATTATTGGGTTGTGTTATCGGAGGAGCAATTTCCGGCATATCAGCATTGCGTTTAGGTCGCCGTAATTCTTTACGTTTGGCATCCGTACTGCTTTTACTCTCAGCATTAGGTTCTTATTATCCCGAATTTTTATTCTTTAAATATGGAGAAGCGAATCTAAATGTCTTGATAGCATTTAACTTTTATCGTATTTTAGGAGGTGTAGGTGTAGGTCTTGCTTCTGCAATATCTCCTATGTATATCGCAGAAATAGCTCCATCCGAAATACGCGGTACTCTTGTTTCTTGTAATCAATTCGCTATTATTTTCGGTATGTTGGTCGTATATTTTGTAAACTACTTGATTTTAGGCGACCATCAAAATCCCATTATACTGAAAGACGCACAAGGCGTTCTATCGGTAAGCCCAGAATCTGATATGTGGACAGTAAAAGAAGGCTGGCGTTATATGTTCGGATCAGAATCGTTTCCGGCAATACTTTTCGGAATTTTACTATTTTTTGTACCCAAAACTCCTCGATATTTGGTGCTGATAGAACAAGAAGAGAAAGCTTTCTCTATTCTGGAGAAAATCAACGGACAGAAAAAGGCAAAAGAGATACTAAACGATATAAAAAGTACGGTACACGAAAAAACCGAAAAGTTGTTTACTTATGGCGTTCCGGTAATCATTATCGGTATATTATTATCGGTATTCCAACAAGCCATAGGGATTAATGCGGTCTTATATTATGCACCTCGTATGTTTGAAAATGCAGGAGCTGAAGGCGGTGGTATGATGCAAACCGTGATTATGGGTATTGTTAATATCCTTTTCACTCTCGTTGCAATCTTTACAGTTGACAGATTCGGCCGCAAACCGTTATTAATTATCGGATCTATCGGTATGGCTATCGGTGCATTTGCCGTAGCTATATGTGACAATATCGGTCTTAAAGGTATCATTCCCGTTCTTTCCATTATTGTATACGCTGCTTTCTTCATGATGTCTTGGGGTCCTATTTGCTGGGTGTTAATTTCAGAAATATTCCCTAACACGATTCGAGGAAAAGCTGTCGCTATCGCAGTAGCATTCCAATGGGTATTTAACTATATCGTATCTTCTACATTCCCGCCTTTATACGAATTCAGTCCTATGTTCGCTTACAGTTTATATGGCATCATCTGTGTAATCGCAGCGATCTTCGTATGGCGTTTTGTCCCTGAAACTAAAGGCAAATCATTAGAAGACATGAGTAAACTGTGGAAAAAATAA
- the xylA gene encoding xylose isomerase, whose amino-acid sequence MATKEYFPGIGKIKFEGVESKNPMAFRYYDAEKVVMGKKMKDWLKFSMAWWHTLCAEGGDQFGGGTKKFPWNDSENPVEAAKHKMDAGFEFMQKMGIEYYCFHDVDLVAEAETIEEYEANLKEIVAYAKKKQAETGIKLLWGTANVFGHARYMNGAATNPDFDVVARAAVQIKNAIDATIELGGTNYVFWGGREGYMSLLNTDQKREKEHLAQMLKMARDYARAKGFKGTFLIEPKPMEPTKHQYDVDTETVIGFLKAHGLDKDFKVNIEVNHATLAGHTFEHELCVAVDNGMLGSIDANRGDYQNGWDTDQFPIDNFELTQAMMQIIRNGGFGNGGTNFDAKTRRNSTDLEDIFIAHIAGMDVMARALLSAAKLLEESPYKKMLADRYASFDSGKGKEFEEGKLSLEDIVAYAKANGEPKQTSGKQELYEAIVNMYC is encoded by the coding sequence ATGGCAACAAAAGAGTATTTTCCTGGTATCGGAAAAATTAAATTTGAAGGTGTAGAAAGTAAAAATCCGATGGCTTTCCGGTATTATGATGCTGAAAAAGTCGTAATGGGTAAAAAAATGAAAGATTGGTTGAAATTTTCTATGGCTTGGTGGCATACACTATGTGCAGAAGGTGGAGATCAATTCGGAGGAGGAACAAAAAAATTCCCGTGGAACGATTCTGAAAATCCGGTAGAAGCTGCAAAACACAAAATGGATGCAGGATTTGAATTCATGCAAAAAATGGGAATCGAATACTACTGTTTCCACGATGTCGATCTGGTCGCAGAAGCTGAAACTATCGAAGAATATGAAGCAAATTTAAAAGAAATCGTAGCTTATGCTAAAAAGAAACAAGCAGAAACCGGAATTAAACTGCTTTGGGGTACTGCTAACGTATTCGGACACGCACGTTATATGAATGGTGCAGCAACTAATCCTGATTTCGATGTAGTAGCGCGAGCTGCCGTTCAAATCAAAAATGCAATTGATGCTACTATCGAATTAGGCGGAACTAATTATGTATTCTGGGGTGGACGTGAAGGCTATATGTCTCTTTTGAATACCGATCAAAAACGTGAAAAAGAACATTTAGCCCAAATGTTGAAAATGGCTCGGGATTATGCTCGTGCAAAAGGTTTCAAGGGTACGTTCTTGATTGAACCTAAGCCTATGGAACCGACCAAACATCAATACGATGTAGATACGGAAACCGTTATCGGATTCTTAAAAGCTCATGGTTTGGATAAAGATTTTAAAGTAAACATCGAAGTCAATCATGCAACATTGGCAGGGCACACATTCGAACATGAATTATGCGTAGCAGTGGACAACGGTATGTTAGGTTCTATCGATGCTAACCGTGGAGACTATCAAAACGGATGGGATACAGACCAATTTCCTATCGATAATTTCGAATTAACTCAAGCAATGATGCAAATTATCCGTAACGGCGGTTTCGGCAATGGCGGTACTAATTTCGATGCTAAAACTCGTCGTAATTCTACCGATCTTGAAGATATTTTTATTGCACACATTGCAGGTATGGATGTTATGGCCAGAGCATTATTAAGTGCAGCCAAGTTGTTGGAAGAATCTCCTTACAAAAAAATGTTGGCCGACCGTTATGCTTCTTTCGATTCAGGTAAAGGTAAAGAGTTTGAAGAAGGGAAATTGTCTCTGGAAGACATCGTAGCTTACGCTAAAGCTAACGGTGAACCTAAACAAACCAGCGGCAAACAAGAATTATACGAAGCAATCGTAAATATGTATTGCTAA
- a CDS encoding xylulokinase, with translation MYLLGYDIGSSSVKASLVDAQSGLCVASDFFPKQEMEIIAVKSGWAEQNPEQWWENLKLATESVLKQSNIDASDIKAIGISYQMHGLVVVDKNQKVLRPAIIWCDSRAVPYGEKAFETLGKEYCLSHLLNSPGNFTASKLAWIKANEPEVFEKIDKIMLPGDYIAMKLTGNSCTTISGLSEGIFWDFKNETISKELMEYYGFDQSLIASIVPTFGLQGEMNAEAAATLGLKIGTPVTYRAGDQPNNALSLNVLNPGEIASTAGTSGVVYGINGHVNYDPLSRVNTFAHVNHDKANTRLGVLLCINGTGILNSWIKRNIASADTSYTDMNNLASQVKIGADGVSIIPFGNGAERILQNREISASVHGINYNIHDKRHLMRAAQEGIVFSFKYGMEIMESIGIDIHTIKAGHANMFLSPLFRNTLSGITQATIELYDTDGSVGAAKGAGIGAGIYKNAEEAFASLKKIEVIEPEIKNISAYQGAYNLWKKRLEESMK, from the coding sequence ATGTATTTATTAGGATATGACATAGGAAGCTCTTCTGTAAAAGCATCATTAGTGGATGCTCAAAGCGGATTATGCGTAGCTTCGGATTTTTTCCCGAAACAGGAAATGGAAATTATCGCGGTAAAATCAGGTTGGGCAGAACAAAATCCCGAACAGTGGTGGGAGAACCTGAAGTTAGCTACAGAGTCGGTACTCAAACAATCTAATATCGATGCTTCCGATATAAAAGCAATCGGCATTTCATATCAAATGCACGGTCTTGTCGTCGTAGACAAGAATCAAAAAGTATTGCGTCCGGCAATCATTTGGTGCGACAGTCGTGCAGTACCTTATGGAGAAAAAGCATTTGAAACTCTCGGGAAAGAGTACTGCCTTTCTCATCTATTAAATTCTCCGGGAAATTTTACGGCTTCAAAATTAGCTTGGATCAAAGCAAACGAACCGGAAGTTTTTGAAAAAATAGACAAAATAATGCTGCCGGGAGACTACATCGCCATGAAGTTAACAGGCAATAGTTGCACAACCATATCGGGATTGTCCGAAGGTATTTTCTGGGATTTCAAAAATGAGACCATCTCAAAAGAGCTAATGGAATACTACGGATTTGATCAAAGTTTGATTGCCTCAATCGTCCCGACATTCGGGCTACAAGGTGAGATGAATGCCGAAGCTGCAGCAACATTAGGATTGAAAATCGGTACTCCCGTTACCTACCGTGCCGGAGATCAGCCCAATAATGCACTATCTTTAAATGTTCTAAATCCCGGAGAAATCGCATCTACCGCAGGGACATCCGGTGTCGTCTATGGAATTAACGGTCATGTCAATTATGATCCTTTGTCAAGAGTCAACACTTTTGCTCATGTAAACCATGATAAAGCAAATACTCGACTCGGAGTATTACTTTGTATAAACGGAACCGGTATCCTAAACTCATGGATAAAACGGAATATAGCATCTGCCGACACATCTTATACAGATATGAATAATCTTGCTTCTCAAGTAAAAATAGGAGCTGATGGTGTAAGTATCATACCTTTTGGCAACGGGGCAGAACGCATTTTACAAAATCGAGAAATATCAGCATCCGTACATGGCATAAATTATAACATACATGATAAACGTCACCTGATGCGTGCAGCACAGGAAGGTATAGTGTTTTCATTCAAATACGGAATGGAAATCATGGAAAGTATCGGAATCGATATTCATACAATCAAAGCCGGACATGCCAACATGTTTTTGAGTCCGTTATTTAGAAATACACTTTCCGGAATCACTCAAGCAACAATAGAATTGTATGACACAGACGGTTCGGTAGGAGCAGCCAAAGGCGCAGGAATAGGTGCAGGAATTTATAAAAATGCCGAAGAGGCCTTTGCATCATTAAAGAAAATAGAGGTGATCGAACCAGAAATAAAAAATATCTCCGCTTATCAAGGCGCATATAATTTATGGAAGAAAAGACTTGAAGAGTCTATGAAATAA
- a CDS encoding RidA family protein: protein MKKVIATKAAPAAIGPYSQAIEVGNMLFASGQIPINPATSEIVEGGIKEQTTQVFSNIKAVLEEAGYAFDNIVKTTVFLADMSLFADMNAVYATQFSGAFPARSAVAVKELPKRALVEIEVIAIK from the coding sequence ATGAAAAAAGTAATAGCGACAAAGGCAGCCCCTGCTGCAATAGGTCCGTATAGTCAGGCGATAGAAGTTGGAAATATGCTTTTTGCTTCCGGACAAATACCTATTAATCCGGCTACTTCGGAAATTGTAGAAGGAGGGATTAAAGAACAAACGACACAAGTTTTTTCTAATATTAAAGCCGTATTGGAAGAAGCTGGTTATGCGTTTGATAATATTGTAAAGACAACGGTTTTTCTTGCCGATATGTCTCTTTTTGCTGATATGAATGCTGTATATGCAACCCAATTCTCCGGCGCTTTTCCGGCTCGTTCTGCAGTGGCTGTTAAAGAATTGCCTAAAAGAGCATTAGTAGAGATAGAGGTAATTGCGATAAAATAA
- a CDS encoding heparinase II/III domain-containing protein encodes MKQFSCLMLFLILSYSGYGYEERNLLEKQADVTRLKEIFIPNQKWVSYPKYTDREGWDALTKEHKQMLIRRGEKQLNYEWKVIKATDYLEYERTGNRKIMENPNSSNNNAIADLAIAELAEGKGRFIDQLVNGVVYSCEMTSWALSAHLPAQHSKRSLPDYTEHIIDLVSGDMGALLSWVYYFFHEEFDKVDPIISKRLYKEIKERIMDTYMQEDRFWWMAFDYKGQLVNNWNPWCNANVLQCFLLLENDKNKLADAVYRTMVSVDKFINYVHSDGACEEGPSYWGHAAGKMYDYLQLLYDATGGKLSLFTNPLIRNMGEYISRTYVGDGWVVNFADASAKGGGDAGLIFRYGKAIGSDEMQKYAAWLSRKKGGIVITSGRDIFRTLQCLLYSEGMQKTTPVHQTPEVTWYPETQFCYLKNKKGFFLAVKGGYNNESHNHNDVGTFSLYYNAVPVIIDAGVGTYTRQTFGKERYTIWTMQSNYHNLPMINGVPQKFGSEYKATNVLLDKKKKQLSMNIAAAYPDNAEVEKWIRTYRLRDSSLDISDDFILKKLKNENQVNFLLWGDIDLNTAGKVKISVEGQIVELYYDKSLFTPSLETILLTDPRLSNVWGEKIFRLSLTAKKMVEKGRYVFSVKAL; translated from the coding sequence ATGAAACAGTTTTCATGCCTTATGCTTTTTTTGATTCTTTCTTATTCCGGATATGGATATGAAGAGAGAAATCTTTTAGAAAAACAGGCCGATGTAACACGGCTTAAAGAAATTTTTATTCCCAATCAAAAATGGGTATCTTATCCAAAATATACCGATCGTGAAGGATGGGATGCTTTAACAAAAGAACATAAACAGATGCTGATCAGACGAGGTGAAAAGCAACTGAATTATGAATGGAAAGTCATAAAAGCTACCGATTATTTGGAATATGAACGTACAGGTAATCGTAAAATTATGGAAAACCCTAATAGCAGTAATAATAATGCGATTGCAGATCTGGCAATTGCTGAATTAGCTGAAGGAAAAGGCCGTTTTATCGATCAGCTAGTCAATGGTGTAGTATATTCGTGTGAAATGACATCTTGGGCTCTTTCCGCCCATCTTCCTGCTCAGCACTCTAAACGGTCTTTACCCGATTATACGGAACATATAATCGATTTGGTTTCTGGAGATATGGGAGCTCTTTTGTCATGGGTATATTATTTTTTTCATGAAGAGTTCGATAAAGTAGATCCTATAATATCAAAACGTCTTTATAAGGAGATAAAAGAACGAATTATGGATACTTATATGCAGGAAGATCGTTTCTGGTGGATGGCATTTGATTACAAGGGGCAGTTGGTAAATAATTGGAATCCTTGGTGTAATGCAAATGTATTACAATGCTTTTTGTTATTGGAGAATGATAAAAACAAATTGGCCGATGCCGTATATAGGACAATGGTTTCGGTAGATAAATTTATAAATTATGTCCATTCTGACGGAGCGTGTGAAGAAGGACCATCCTATTGGGGGCATGCTGCTGGAAAAATGTATGATTATCTGCAATTGTTGTATGACGCTACGGGAGGAAAATTGTCTTTGTTCACGAACCCTTTAATCCGTAATATGGGGGAATATATTTCTCGGACTTATGTCGGTGACGGCTGGGTCGTTAATTTTGCCGATGCTTCTGCAAAGGGTGGCGGAGATGCCGGTTTGATTTTTCGCTATGGAAAAGCAATCGGCAGTGATGAAATGCAAAAGTATGCAGCTTGGCTGTCGCGTAAAAAAGGTGGAATCGTCATAACGTCGGGAAGAGATATATTCCGTACATTGCAATGTCTGCTTTATAGCGAAGGTATGCAAAAAACGACTCCGGTACACCAGACTCCGGAGGTAACATGGTATCCGGAAACACAATTCTGTTATTTGAAAAATAAAAAAGGTTTTTTCTTAGCTGTTAAAGGCGGATATAATAACGAAAGTCATAATCATAATGATGTCGGGACATTTTCTTTATACTATAACGCAGTTCCGGTTATTATAGATGCCGGAGTCGGTACTTATACACGGCAAACTTTCGGAAAAGAACGTTATACGATATGGACGATGCAAAGCAATTATCATAATTTACCGATGATCAACGGAGTGCCTCAAAAATTCGGGTCTGAATATAAGGCTACGAATGTTTTGTTGGACAAAAAGAAAAAGCAATTGTCTATGAATATTGCTGCTGCTTATCCCGATAATGCGGAGGTCGAAAAGTGGATAAGAACATATCGTCTTCGGGACAGTAGTCTGGATATTTCTGATGATTTTATTTTAAAGAAATTGAAAAATGAAAATCAGGTAAATTTTTTATTATGGGGAGATATTGATTTGAATACGGCAGGGAAAGTGAAAATTTCGGTAGAGGGACAAATTGTAGAGCTCTATTATGATAAGTCTTTGTTTACACCGTCTTTAGAGACAATTTTGCTTACAGATCCCAGATTATCTAATGTTTGGGGTGAGAAAATATTCCGTCTTTCCCTGACGGCAAAAAAAATGGTAGAAAAAGGACGCTATGTCTTTAGCGTGAAAGCATTATAA
- a CDS encoding SLC13 family permease, which yields MYITLTILVLSAIFFMNGKIRSDVVALCALVLLLVFQILTPEEALSGFSNSIVIMMVGLFVVGGAIFQTGLAKMISAKILRMAGKSELKLFILVMLVTAAIGAFVSNTGTVALMLPIVVSLALSANMNASRLLMPLAFASSMGGMMTLIGTPPNLVIQNTLTENGYAPLSFFSFTPVGIICVLTGIIVLIPLSKIFLSQKGQNNNNKTNRNKSLNELVKEYQLADNLFRIKVNPKSPVIGKNVVELDIRKKYGLNVLEVRRISQSQSRFLKSVNQKLATDTTLQSEDVIYVMGDFDRIHQIAQELDLYIIDSHTTEESGKNKENSLDFYDIGIAEILLMPNSRLINQSVKDAGFRDKYNLNVLGIRRKKEYILHDIKDEKIHSGDVLLVQGTWNDIARLSEDQSEWVVLGQPLTEAAKVTLDYKAPVAATIMVLMIAAMMFDFIPIAPVTAVMIAGLLMVLTGCFRNVESAYKTINWESIVLIAAMLPMSLALEKTGASKVISHSLVTGLGQYGPVILLAGVYFTTSLMTMFISNTATAVLLAPIAMQSAIGIGVSPYPFLFAVTVAASMCFASPFSTPPNALVMPAGQYTFMDYVKVGLPLQIIIGVIMIFTLPLIFPF from the coding sequence ATGTACATAACCCTTACTATCTTAGTATTATCCGCAATTTTTTTCATGAACGGCAAGATTCGTTCGGATGTGGTAGCACTCTGTGCACTCGTACTTCTTTTAGTTTTTCAAATATTGACTCCGGAAGAAGCATTATCTGGATTTTCCAATTCCATTGTCATTATGATGGTTGGGCTATTTGTTGTCGGAGGTGCTATTTTTCAGACCGGATTAGCCAAAATGATCAGTGCGAAAATATTAAGAATGGCAGGTAAAAGTGAACTGAAACTATTCATCCTTGTTATGCTGGTAACCGCTGCAATCGGAGCATTTGTCAGCAATACAGGAACAGTTGCTCTGATGTTACCTATCGTCGTCAGTTTGGCTTTAAGCGCAAACATGAACGCCAGCCGTCTGCTCATGCCGTTAGCATTCGCAAGCAGTATGGGAGGTATGATGACCTTAATCGGAACTCCGCCTAACCTTGTCATTCAAAATACACTGACAGAAAACGGATATGCCCCCCTTTCTTTTTTCTCTTTCACTCCGGTCGGTATTATTTGTGTCCTGACAGGTATTATAGTACTTATTCCGTTAAGCAAAATATTTCTTTCCCAAAAAGGACAAAATAACAATAATAAAACAAACAGAAACAAATCTTTGAATGAATTGGTTAAAGAATACCAACTTGCAGATAATTTATTCAGAATAAAAGTAAATCCTAAATCTCCTGTCATCGGTAAAAATGTAGTTGAACTGGATATTCGAAAAAAATACGGATTGAACGTTTTGGAAGTACGACGCATCTCTCAGTCTCAATCACGTTTCTTAAAGTCGGTCAATCAAAAACTTGCAACTGACACGACATTACAAAGCGAAGATGTAATTTATGTAATGGGAGATTTCGACCGGATACACCAAATTGCGCAAGAATTAGATCTTTATATCATCGACTCGCATACTACTGAAGAATCTGGGAAGAATAAAGAGAACTCTCTCGATTTTTATGATATCGGTATTGCCGAAATTTTATTGATGCCAAATTCACGCCTCATCAATCAAAGTGTTAAAGATGCCGGGTTCAGAGATAAATACAATCTAAATGTTCTCGGAATACGTCGTAAAAAGGAATATATTTTACATGATATAAAAGATGAAAAAATCCACTCGGGAGACGTATTACTCGTACAAGGGACATGGAACGATATAGCCCGGTTAAGTGAAGATCAATCGGAATGGGTCGTATTAGGTCAACCGCTTACCGAAGCTGCCAAAGTGACCTTAGATTATAAAGCTCCCGTCGCTGCAACAATCATGGTTCTTATGATAGCTGCAATGATGTTCGATTTTATTCCGATCGCACCTGTTACAGCCGTTATGATAGCTGGATTGTTAATGGTTCTTACCGGATGTTTTCGAAATGTAGAATCAGCCTATAAAACTATTAATTGGGAAAGTATCGTACTTATTGCTGCCATGCTTCCCATGTCTTTAGCATTGGAAAAAACAGGCGCATCAAAAGTCATTTCGCACTCGTTGGTTACAGGATTAGGTCAATACGGCCCGGTCATATTGTTAGCAGGAGTTTATTTTACGACATCACTGATGACGATGTTTATCAGCAATACAGCTACAGCAGTATTACTCGCTCCCATCGCAATGCAATCGGCTATAGGAATCGGAGTAAGCCCCTATCCTTTCCTATTTGCTGTAACCGTTGCAGCAAGCATGTGTTTTGCATCTCCGTTCTCCACACCTCCGAACGCATTAGTAATGCCGGCAGGACAATATACATTTATGGATTATGTGAAAGTCGGATTGCCTCTTCAGATTATTATCGGAGTTATCATGATCTTTACCCTGCCTCTTATTTTTCCGTTTTAA